One genomic region from Penaeus monodon isolate SGIC_2016 chromosome 24, NSTDA_Pmon_1, whole genome shotgun sequence encodes:
- the LOC119588469 gene encoding probable chitinase 2, translating to MVGKVVSLLALAAIALSGVANSHEQEVVCYLASWAVYRPGMGKYNIEDVDPSLCTTLIYSFAGLNETTYTMTLLDPEYDVNKKALERFVNLKSLNPRLKVLIAIGGWTEGSTKYSAMAMTRASRKKFIDSAIAFIQHHRLDGLDLDWEYPANRGGAPEDKENFVYLVKELRQAFRPYGWMLTAAVAAGKSTIDTAYDIDDLANNLDFLHIMAYDYHGKWDGRTGHNAPLYSREDEPEAEKMLNVASTLKVYLDEGAPPEKLVLGVGFYGRTFTLEDPQNNGIAAPTLTSALAGPYTKEEGFMGYNEICEKQTTEQGLWTLVWQKTHQVPYMIRDNMWIGFDDPISISLKVAYAQKLGLGGIMAWAIDTDDFKGVCSDTFARYPLLRAINKALTANVENRPSKTPVKPSLDDDDFDDRFDDSNTLDSREHESGRPSRVGGRGGSSAATPAATVVLALLLTSLAAR from the exons GCGGCGTTGCCAACAGTCACGAGCAAGAGGTGGTGTGTTATTTGGCCTCGTGGGCTGTGTACCGGCCGGGCATGGGGAAATATAACATCGAAGACGTCGATCCTTCCCTCTGCACGACGCTTATCTACTCTTTCGCCGGTTTGAATGAGACTACCTATACCATGACGTTGCTCGACCCGGAGTATGACGTCAACAAGA AGGCCCTCGAGCGCTTCGTGAACCTCAAGAGCCTGAACCCCCGCCTGAAGGTTCTCATCGCGATCGGCGGCTGGACGGAAGGTTCAACCAAGTACTCCGCGATGGCCATGACCAGAGCCTCGAGGAAGAAGTTCATCGATTCTGCCATTGCTTTCATCCA GCACCACCGCCTCGACGGCCTCGACCTTGACTGGGAGTACCCTGCCAATCGAGGAGGAGCGCCCGAGGACAAGGAGAATTTCGTCTATTTGGTGAAG gAACTCCGCCAAGCCTTCCGCCCCTACGGCTGGATGCTGACCGCTGCCGTGGCCGCCGGGAAATCGACCATCGACACGGCCTACGACATCGACGACCTGGCCAATAACCTGGACTTCTTGCACATCATGGCCTACGACTACCACGGCAAGTGGGACGGCCGCACGGGCCACAACGCGCCGCTCTACTCCAGGGAGGATGAGCCCGAGGCTGAGAAGATGCTCAATGTG GCCTCGACCCTCAAGGTCTACCTCGACGAAGGAGCACCTCCCGAGAAGCTGGTCCTCGGCGTGGGCTTCTACGGGAGGACCTTCACCCTCGAGGACCCCCAGAACAACGGCATCGCGGCGCCCACCCTCACCAGCGCCCTTGCTGGACCCTACACCAAGGAGGAAGGGTTCATGGGTTATAATGAG atCTGCGAGAAACAGACCACGGAGCAAGGCCTGTGGACCCTCGTGTGGCAGAAGACCCACCAAGTCCCCTACATGATTCGCGATAACATGTGGATTGGCTTTGACGACCCCATTTCCATCAGCCTCAAGGTCGCCTACGCCCAGAAGCTCGGGTTGGGCGGCATCATGGCCTGGGCGATCGACACGGATGACTTCAAGGGCGTCTGTTCCGATA CTTTTGCCAGGTACCCCCTCCTCCGAGCCATCAACAAGGCCCTGACGGCGAATGTGGAAAACCGACCGAGCAAGACGCCTGTCAAACCCAGCCTGGATGATGATGACTTCGATGACAGGTTTGATGACTCCAACACCTTGGACAGTCGGGAACATGAGTCTG GCAGACCATCCCGTGTCGGAGGCCGAGGAGGGTCTTCTGCTGCCACTCCTGCAGCTACGGTTGTTTTGGCACTCCTGCTCACTTCTTTGGCTGCTCGCTAA